In one window of Brassica rapa cultivar Chiifu-401-42 chromosome A07, CAAS_Brap_v3.01, whole genome shotgun sequence DNA:
- the LOC103830178 gene encoding putative ribosome biogenesis protein C8F11.04 — MTTAAPSPDQLLPPQQTSRVSPKTVNEAVTSLLKWKTEKSKLAKPQLLEQDEFVYLIVTLKKIPQTNRTKPHRILLPHPLINTEEDSPELCLIIDDRPKSGLTKEDAAKKIKSDEIPVTKILKLSKLKTDYKAFEAKRKLCDSYEMFFADRRVIPLLPRLIGKKFFTSKKIPAAVDLKHRNWKEQIEKACGSAMFFVRTGTCSVVKVGKLSMEGDEIVENVMATLNGVVEVLPGNWKYVRSLHLKLSESLALPVYQSVPDLKLKIDAFGSEKSVVVEEEKKKGGSGVVDGGEKSDGVKGKKKKGRIHEVRYMDSNVSEVLDEDEIGDVEVSIESGGDKEKKMKKRKKEVSEAEKPKKKVVKGKLKEKSKDELKPKKKTKITKEESGGGLKPKSKKNVLRK; from the coding sequence ATGACCACCGCCGCACCCTCCCCAGACCAACTCCTTCCACCTCAGCAGACTTCAAGAGTAAGCCCCAAGACAGTGAACGAAGCCGTCACCTCCCTCCTCAAATGGAAAACCGAAAAATCAAAGCTCGCGAAGCCACAGCTTCTCGAGCAAGACGAGTTCGTCTACCTCATCGTCACCTTGAAGAAGATCCCGCAGACCAACCGCACGAAGCCTCACCGTATCCTCCTACCGCACCCTCTCATCAACACGGAGGAAGACTCCCCCGAGCTTTGCCTCATCATCGACGACAGACCTAAAAGCGGGTTAACGAAGGAGGACGCCGCGAAGAAGATCAAGTCCGATGAGATTCCGGTCACGAAGATCCTCAAGCTCTCGAAGCTCAAGACTGATTACAAGGCCTTCGAGGCGAAGAGGAAGCTCTGCGACTCGTATGAGATGTTCTTTGCTGACAGGAGAGTGATTCCTCTGCTTCCGAGGTTGATCGGGAAGAAGTTTTTCACGAGCAAGAAGATTCCTGCTGCGGTGGATTTGAAGCATAGGAACTGGAAGGAGCAGATTGAGAAGGCGTGTGGCTCTGCTATGTTTTTTGTTAGGACGGGGACGTGTAGTGTTGTGAAAGTTGGGAAGTTGTCGATGGAGGGGGATGAGATTGTGGAGAATGTGATGGCGACGTTGAATGGGGTTGTTGAGGTGTTGCCTGGGAATTGGAAGTATGTTAGGTCTTTGCATTTGAAGCTGTCTGAGAGCTTGGCGTTGCCTGTTTATCAGAGTGTGCCTGATTTGAAGCTAAAGATTGATGCTTTTGGAAGTGAGAAGAGTGTTGTTgttgaggaagagaagaagaaaggtggAAGTGGTGTTGTTGATGGTGGAGAGAAGAGTGATGGTGTgaaggggaagaagaagaagggtagGATTCATGAGGTTAGGTATATGGATAGTAATGTATCTGAGGTGCTTGATGAAGATGAGATTGGTGATGTTGAGGTTAGTATTGAGTCTGGTGGGgataaggagaagaagatgaagaagaggaagaaggaggTAAGTGAGGCTGAGAAACCAAAGAAGAAAGTGGTCAAGGGGAAGCTGAAGGAGAAGAGTAAGGATGAGTTAAAgccgaagaagaagacaaagattACTAAAGAGGAGTCTGGTGGTGGTTTGAAACCGAAGAGTAAGAAGAATGTGCTTAGAAAGTAA
- the LOC103830175 gene encoding uncharacterized protein LOC103830175 isoform X2, whose amino-acid sequence MSEELPKRLFKEGEEPRVTQINNNCRIDYIIRKFQAWLPKELDVVKKDPVFHQIFKLHENGLGYSARVIHSFLCRELVTFLQHELWFVFARRPLRFSLQEFHAVTGFECDTHISIEEFEEWKYDGGFWSKVLRRKDGTITLFNLWTKDKEAVKKWKNADRIRLIYLAIILCVVLARDEKANIPLKYIAVVMDLDRVRRYPWGVAAYDLLCKSIAKNRSQLKEKTTSYVLDGFSYALQIWAMEAVPKIGKLCGKKLDKGFKDGPRCINWMGAAKVSYEEIIRLEEIITPKDDIYPYISWTGNYDVVKAQAFRRDDDVEDDRIKVLMEMIKKGHDFSEHVWETEENEVISLSLDDESAVNDEASVNVEAAESDDDFQTPKGSKNVGSRSKRGKKRLPDRGMEKRKHKVLASGAKQAPFNEDMKAFMTQLFEHNFSGMEQRIQKQMAETFEQMRTELKQSRKEASVEVELGEPSPTKPSTSQAPLRRSTRGVNKH is encoded by the exons ATGTCTGAGGAGCTACCGAAGAGGCTTTTTAAGGAGGGCGAGGAGCCCCGAGTTACTCAGATCAACAACAACTGCAGGATCGACTACATAATCCGAAAGTTCCAAGCGTGGCTGCCAAAGGAGTTGGATGTCGTGAAGAAAGACCCGGTTTTTCATCAGATTTTTAAGCTCCATGAGAATGGTCTTGGATACTCTGCGAGGGTGATACACAGCTTCTTGTGTAGGGAGCTGGTGACTTTCTTACAGCACGAGCTATGGTTTGTCTTTGCGAGGAGACCGCTTCGATTCTCATTGCAAGAGTTCCACGCCGTAACCGGGTTTGAATGCGATACTCACATTTCGATTGAGGAGTTTGAAGAGTGGAAATATGATGGTGGTTTCTGGAGCAAGGTTTTGAGGAGAAAAGATGGAACAATTACACTCTTCAACCTGTGGACTAAGGACAAGGAAGCTGTAAAGAAATGGAAGAATGCAGATCGCATACGTCTTATCTACTTGGCGATCATTCTTTGTGTGGTATTGGCGAGAGATGAGAAGGCTAATATCCCCCTGAAGTACATCGCGGTGGTCATGGATCTTGACAGAGTTCGAAGGTATCCTTGGGGAGTTGCTGCTTATGACCTTCTCTGCAAATCCATAGCCAAAAATCGTTCCCAACTGAAGGAAAAGACCACTAGCTATGTCTTGGATGGCTTCTCATACGCCTTGcagatttgggcaatggaagcGGTGCCAAAAATCGGGAAGCTTTGTGGAAAAAAGCTGGATAAGGGTTTCAAGGACGGTCCTAGATGCATAAACTGGATGGGAGCTGCGAAGGTGTCATATGAGGAGATCATTCGCTTGGAGGAGATTATTACACCCAAG GATGACATCTACCCATACATCTCATGGACAGGAAATTATGATGTTGTCAAAGCTCAGGCGTTTCGCAGAGATGATGATGTGGAGGATGACAGAATCAAGGTtctgatggagatgataaaGAAGGGGCATGATTTTAGTGAGCATGTTTGGGAAactgaagaaaatgaagtgatTTCTTTATCTCTCGATGACGAATCAGCTGTGAATGATGAAGCAAGCGTGAATGTTGAAGCAGCCGAGAGTGATGACGACTTTCAGACTCCGAAAGGATCAAAAAACGTTGGTTCTAGATCAAAGAGGGGTAAAAAGAGGCTTCCCGATCGTGGTATGGAGAAGAGAAAGCATAAGGTTCTCGCAAGTGGCGCAAAGCAAGCTCCTTTTAATGAAGACATGAAGGCTTTTATGACACAGTTGTTTGAGCACAACTTCTCTGGAATGGAACAAAGGATACAGAAACAGATGGCCGAGACATTTGAGCAGATGCGGACAGAGCTTAAACAATCACGTAAGGAAGCCAGCGTTGAAGTTGAGCTTGGAGAGCCTTCACCGACAAAGCCATCGACGAGCCAGGCACCGTTGAGGAGGTCCACACGCGGGGTAAACAAACACTAG
- the LOC103830179 gene encoding probable serine/threonine-protein kinase PBL7 translates to METGEAYQKKERASLVAIVVLACLALSSLFVAFSYYCYIRNKVSKRHRINKKFDCEEKGDCQEQQEVTDKGIQVFTFKQLHSATGGFSKSNVVGHGGFGLVYRGVLSNGRKVAIKFMDNAGKQGEEEFKMEVELLSRLRSPYLLALLGYCSDNSHKLLVYEFMANGCLQEHLYPNNRSGSVPLRLDWETRMRIALEAAKGLEYLHEHVTPPVIHRDFKSSNVLLDRNLHAKVSDFGLSKVGSDKAGGYVAPEYALTGHLTTKSDVYSYGIVLLELLTGRVPVDMKRAAGEGVLVSWALPQLAERDKVVDVMDPALEGQYSAKEVVQVAAIAAMCVQEEADYRPLMADVVKSLVPLVRSRGSASKVSGCSPNSPGKASVGSQ, encoded by the exons ATGGAGACAGGTGAAGCGTACCAGAAGAAAGAGCGAGCTTCACTTGTAGCTATTGTCGTTCTTGCTTGCCTTGCTCTGTCATCTTTGTTCGTCGCCTTTAGCTACTACTGCTATATCCGTAACAAAGTTTCCAAGCGTCACAGAATCAACAAGA AGTTTGACTGCGAGGAGAAAGGTGATTGTCAAGAACAACAAGAAGTTACTGACAAGGGGATACAGGTTTTCACTTTCAAGCAACTACATTCCGCGACTGGTGGGTTTAGCAAGTCGAATGTGGTTGGTCACGGTGGGTTTGGATTGGTTTATCGTGGTGTCCTTAGCAACGGGAGAAAAGTTGCTATCAAGTTTATGGATAATGCAGGAAAGCAaggtgaagaagagttcaagatggag GTTGAGTTACTGAGCCGTCTGCGCTCACCGTACTTGTTGGCCCTTCTTGGTTATTGCTCAGACAATAGTCACAAACTGCTTGTTTATGAGTTCATGGCCAATGGCTGTCTGCAGGAACACCTCTATCCTAATAACA GGTCTGGTTCTGTCCCATTGAGATTAGATTGGGAAACTCGGATGAGAATAGCTCTGGAGGCTGCAAAAGGCTTGGAGTATCTCCATGAACACGTAACACCTCCTGTGATTCACCGAGACTTCAAGAGCAGCAACGTTCTCCTTGACAGAAACCTCCACGCCAAAGTCTCAGACTTCGGATTGTCTAAAGTCGGGTCAGATAAAGCTGGTGGATATGTTGCTCCTGAGTATGCTTTAACCGGCCACTTGACTACAAAATCAGATGTCTATAGCTACGGCATTGTCCTGTTAGAGCTACTAACCGGGAGGGTTCCGGTAGATATGAAGAGAGCTGCTGGAGAAGGAGTTCTTGTATCTTGGGCTTTGCCTCAACTGGCTGAGAGAGATAAAGTGGTGGACGTAATGGATCCAGCACTTGAAGGGCAGTACTCGGCCAAAGAGGTTGTTCAGGTTGCAGCAATAGCAGCAATGTGTGTTCAAGAAGAAGCTGATTACAGACCGTTGATGGCAGATGTGGTGAAGTCATTGGTTCCTTTAGTGAGAAGCCGTGGGTCAGCTTCAAAGGTTAGTGGATGTTCTCCTAACTCACCCGGTAAAGCAAGCGTCGGTTCTCAGTAA
- the LOC103830177 gene encoding uncharacterized protein LOC103830177 → MDIVERKRPRGAFLNLFDWPGKSRKKLFSSNISQISEESKQTKENVHNPSSITRHSVFEVDQSVKNSTFNQGSNSSCCASSVTSDDGNVVKAPSVVARLMGLDCIPQQNLMEPRVNPSLDPYFLRSSHQASTWDANAEHQSDFDGVSWDHLDSRTSKGPHKRMIERFQTETLPPRSAKPISVTHNKLLSPIRNPGFVPSRNPAYVMEAASRMIDSSPRMMARTRVVPSSDSSSPVPLRIRDLKEKLEAAQKASTTCPQVSNDNTRSTKTTASGKSSSELKPPSFTAQAKSSSNTQRHNSLTTSSSSGNKRTSSGQKEKAAEGKNRLAKSQNGLKGASVSGGKNVLKQNHQKQNCRDNQQSRKPMNKVVNKVLVDSGTTSRSSGSTMTSAEKSTSSLPLHRRKNLPRSKKPRNGVQEPVIKRGEKSIKCNISIDGDSSTSKNDQRRETDVISFTFSSSIKGLPSRSQGTQQDAADSSVKYNVIGGDSLNALLEQKLRELTLKIESSSSSLIQEECLSSVTESRANKVVLSPSKHGATTQNSLDNVLTESESVSDCTSFYNNQESQKKKMIRGEEQEVSSFSTLTETDDFALSSNKSYLDCRQDREYGVKESSSDQELTWVSSTESHQTVDEADSATTLDWELEYIAEILNSGQLMFQDFASGTTTNELVLLPSSLFDEMERSRGAVTSTKIERKVLFECVNQCLAVKFERMLVGSCKGGTMMLLEHRDLLAEEVNREVKGLKKMREMMIDELVDHDMSCLEGRWVGYEREMFEEGIDIEGEIVSSLVDDLVSDLLSVSFIKRSL, encoded by the exons ATGGACATTGTTGAGAGAAAACGACCTAGAGGAGCGTTTCTAAATCTGTTTGATTGGCCTGGAAAATCAAGGAAGAAGCTTTTCTCATCCAATATCTCCCAGATCTCTG AAGAATCTAAGCAAACAAAAGAGAATGTTCACAACCCCTCCTCTATTACAAGACATTCCGTT TTTGAGGTTGATCAGTCTGTAAAGAACTCAACTTTCAACCAGGGAAGCAACTCTAGCTGCTGTGCATCCTCCGTAACTAGTGATGATGGCAATGTGGTTAAAGCACCGAGTGTGGTAGCGAGGCTCATGGGTTTGGATTGTATACCGCAACAAAACCTTATGGAACCACGGGTTAATCCTAGCCTTGATCCATACTTCCTCAGATCCTCGCACCAGGCAAGCACTTGGGATGCTAATGCTGAGCATCAGAGTGACTTTGATGGCGTTTCTTGGGATCATTTGGATTCAAGAACCAGTAAAGGGCCGCATAAGCGTATGATTGAGCGGTTTCAAACTGAAACATTACCTCCAAGATCTGCTAAACCGATCTCTGTCACTCACAATAAGCTCTTGTCTCCTATAAGGAACCCTGGGTTTGTTCCATCAAGGAACCCTGCTTATGTTATGGAAGCTGCTTCGAGAATGATAGACTCAAGTCCAAGGATGATGGCAAGGACAAGGGTGGTTCCATCatctgattcttcttctcctgTTCCATTAAGGATccgagatttgaaggagaaaCTAGAAGCTGCGCAGAAAGCTTCAACGACATGCCCTCAAGTCTCTAATGATAATACTCGTAGCACTAAAACTACAGCTTCAGGGAAAAGCAGTTCTGAACTGAAGCCGCCTTCTTTCACTGCGCAAGCAAAGAGCAGTAGTAATACTCAGAGACACAACAGCTTAACAACGTCCTCCTCGAGTGGAAACAAAAGGACATCTTCAGGACAAAAGGAGAAAGCAGCAGAAGGTAAGAACCGTTTAGCAAAAAGCCAGAATGGTCTCAAAGGAGCTTCCGTGAGCGGAGGGAAGAACGTGCTTAAGCAGAACCACCAGAAGCAAAACTGCAGAGACAATCAGCAGAGTAGGAAACCAATGAACAAAGTTGTGAACAAGGTTCTTGTGGACAGTGGAACTACATCGAGAAGCTCAGGTTCTACTATGACATCAGCAGAGAAGTCTACGTCCTCCTTACCATTACACCGGAGAAAGAATCTTCCTCGTAGCAAGAAGCCACGAAATGGGGTGCAAGAACCAGTAATTAAAAGGGGTGAGAAGTCTATAAAGTGCAACATCTCCATTGATGGTGACTCGAGCACGAGTAAAAATGATCAGAGAAGGGAAACGGATGTGATATCTTTCACTTTCTCGTCTTCAATCAAAGGCTTACCTTCTCGCTCACAAGGAACACAACAAGATGCAGCAGATTCTTCTGTTAAGTACAATGTGATAGGCGGTGACTCCTTAAATGCGCTATTGGAGCAGAAGCTCAGGGAACTGACCTTGAAGATTGAATCATCTAGCTCTAGCTTGATCCAAGAAGAGTGTTTGAGCTCCGTTACAGAGAGTAGAGCGAACAAGGTAGTTTTATCGCCATCAAAACATGGTGCAACAACTCAAAACAGTCTTGATAATGTCTTAACAGAGAGTGAATCTGTTTCTGACTGTACTTCATTCTATAACAACCAGGAATCTCAG aagaagaagatgatacgGGGAGAAGAACAAGAAGTTAGTAGCTTCAGTACTCTTACAGAGACCGATGATTTTGCACTCTCCAGCAACAAGAGTTACTTAGACTGCAGACAGGACAGAGAATATG GCGTGAAAGAGAGTTCATCAGACCAAGAACTCACTTGGGTTTCATCAACTGAGTCCCACCAAACCGTAGATGAAGCAGACTCCGCAACAACACTCGATTGGGAGCTCGAGTACATAGCCGAGATACTCAACTCTGGCCAGCTTATGTTCCAAGACTTTGCCTCAGGGACAACCACTAACGAACTAGTATTATTACCCTCAAGCCTCTTTGATGAAATGGAACGCTCAAGAGGAGCAGTAACATCGACGAAGATCGAAAGAAAGGTGCTTTTCGAGTGTGTGAATCAGTGCTTAGCTGTGAAGTTTGAAAGGATGCTAGTTGGAAGCTGCAAAGGAGGGACTATGATGTTGTTGGAACACAGAGATTTGCTGGCTGAAGAAGTGAACAGAGAAGTGAAAGGgttgaagaagatgagagagatGATGATAGACGAGCTTGTGGATCATGACATGAGCTGCTTGGAGGGGAGATGGGTTGGTTATGAGAGGGAGATGTTTGAAGAAGGCATTGATATAGAAGGAGAGATAGTTTCTAGTTTGGTTGATGATTTAGTTAGTGATCTTTTGTCTGTTAGCTTTATTAAACGGTCATTGTAG
- the LOC103830173 gene encoding uncharacterized protein LOC103830173 produces the protein MVLIYVKSGEWMCSRGDDWSFVVDKERRGRMVTLATTTTLKQLKIMVCEDYGVDHNAINAEFSYSLLNQKGNPPIIITNDRQASNFVGYAKRESSTTLCVMFSVSGVNQKERVNIDLNKEPCDSSNVEDEEVPEINRAEFVKPSKESFVKRTNHVAADGCGPLRSENIELFQNNGDSDKDGRAWRGDFVKKDQIFTSKGVLKATMEILAMKNNFDYTVIKSTRKWWYIRCKDALCNWTVRAEGIDGSTYFMINQCDGRHSCAPSKKRKFGKTASARTIGTLIQHRFDDANDGPKPNDIIQFMRMEHSCEITYWHAWEAREFAIAAARGIPDRSYSKIPAYLHMIKEANPGTHTHYETNEKGRFMYLFMSFGQSVRGFYNAMRRVIVVDGTFLKNKYKGTLLVATAVDGNSNLYPIAFGVVDSENDDSWGWFFRQLKVVIADCQDLAFVSDRNASISKAIGTVYPRSAHGICIHHLLTNVVSFFKTKGLTALVEKASRAYRYTEFQERITEIFDMSPELGRYLREADVRKWARSLFPGSRYDIRTTNPAESINSVLRIPREYPVIPLLDSIRELLTRWFYERRLLSSKHLDPLTAKVERKIDRRIVKAKGFQVYKVDNFRSVVKGDIYDCHVDLERRTCTCGKYDIGKIPCRHAIPAIYSRGMEVHRFTDALYSTAAWRTAYADSINPIAVVESEWNVPAEVKLAKVLPPKTRKSAGRPVKRRYESVEDKIASSQGSKKNKKHKCSRCGTEGHKRGTCDLPI, from the exons ATGGTTCTAATCTATGTCAAATCGGGTGAATGGATGTGTAGTCGCGGTGATGACTGGAGTTTCGTGGTAGACAAAGAAAGGCGTGGTCGAATGGTAACATTAGCAACTACTACTACGTTGAAGCAGCTCAAGATAATGGTGTGTGAGGATTATGGGGTGGACCATAATGCCATTAATGCCGAGTTCAGTTATTCGTTGTTGAATCAAAAAGGGAATCCTCCTATTATTATCACCAATGATCGGCAAGCATCTAATTTTGTGGGCTATGCAAAGAGGGAATCGTCTACTACCTTGTGTGTGATGTTCTCTGTTTCCGGTGTAAATCAAAAGGAACGAGTCAATATCGATTTGAATAAGGAGCCTTGCGATTCAAGTAatgttgaggatgaagaagttcCTGAGATAAATCGAGCAGAGTTTGTCAAGCCGTCAAAGGAGTCTTTTGTTAAAAGAACGAATCATGTCGCTGCAGATGGTTGCGGTCCTTTAAGGAGTGAAAACATTGAACTTTTTCAAAACAATGGAGACAGTGATAAGGATGGTCGAGCTTGGAGAGGAGACTTCGTGAAGAAGGATCAAATTTTCACAAGTAAAGGGGTTCTGAAGGCAACAATGGAAATTTTAGCGATGAAGAATAATTTCGATTACACTGTTATCAAATCCACGAGAAAATGGTGGTATATTCGATGTAAAGATGCATTGTGCAACTGGACTGTGCGTGCAGAAGGAATAGATGGGTCTACATATTTCATGATCAACCAATGTGATGGAAGACATTCATGTGCTCCTTCAAAGAAAAGGAAATTCGGAAAAACAGCATCAGCAAGAACAATTGGGACTCTGATACAACATCGATTTGATGATGCAAACGATGGCCCAAAACCGAATGACATCATTCAATTTATGAGAATGGAGCATAGTTGTGAGATTACTTATTGGCACGCTTGGGAAGCTCGTGAGTTTGCTATTGCAGCTGCTAGAGGTATACCAGATCGCAGTTACTCTAAAATACCAGCATATCTGCATATGATTAAAGAAGCAAATCCTGGTACGCATACTCACTATGAAACTAATGAGAAGGGAAGATTCATGTATCTATTTATGTCATTTGGGCAATCAGTTAGAGGATTCTACAATGCAATGCGAAGGGTGATTGTTGTTGACGGAACttttctgaaaaataaatacaaagggACACTTCTTGTTGCTACTGCTGTAGATGGTAACTCTAATTTGTATCCGATTGCATTTGGGGTTGTTGATTCAGAGAATGACGATTCTTGGGGGTGGTTCTTCAGACAGTTGAAAGTGGTTATTGCTGATTGTCAAGACCTAGCTTTTGTCTCAGATAGAAATGCGTCTATTTCTAAAGCTATTGGGACTGTCTACCCTCGATCAGCACATGGAATTTGCATTCATCACTTATTGACCAATGTGGTCTCATTTTTCAAGACAAAAGGATTGACTGCGTTGGTAGAAAAGGCTTCACGGGCATATAGATACACTGAATTTCAAGAACGTATCACCGAAATTTTTGATATGAGTCCTGAGCTTGGAAGATATCTACGGGAGGCTGATGTGCGCAAATGGGCTCGTTCTCTCTTCCCTGGTTCCAGGTATGACATTAGGACCACGAACCCTGCAGAGTCTATAAATTCAGTTCTTAGAATACCTAGAGAATATCCGGTTATTCCTTTGCTTGATAGTATAAGAGAACTGTTGACTCGATGGTTCTATGAGCGTCGCTTGTTAAGCTCAAAGCATCTAGATCCTTTAACCGCTAAGGTGGAGAGAAAGATTGATAGGAGAATTGTGAAGGCAAAAGGATTCCAGGTTTACAAGGTTGACAACTTCAGATCGGTTGTAAAAGGAGACATATATGATTGTCATGTTGATTTGGAAAGAAGAACATGCACATGTGGTAAGTATGATATAGGAAAAATTCCTTGCCGACACGCCATTCCTGCAATTTATTCACGAG GTATGGAAGTGCACAGATTCACTGACGCCTTATACAGCACTGCAGCGTGGAGAACCGCCTATGCAGATTCCATTAATCCAATAGCAGTTGTAGAGTCAGAATGGAATGTCCCTGCTGAGGTTAAACTTGCAAAGGTTTTACCACCAAAGACAAGAAAGAGTGCTGGTCGACCAGTAAAGAGAAGGTatgaatcagtagaagacaagATCGCATCTTCTCAAGGatcaaagaagaataaaaagcaTAAGTGTAGCCGTTGTGGAACTGAAGGACACAAGAGAGGAACATGCGATTTACCCATCTAG
- the LOC103830175 gene encoding uncharacterized protein LOC103830175 isoform X1 — translation MILKPLHVELIILSRFVAMSEELPKRLFKEGEEPRVTQINNNCRIDYIIRKFQAWLPKELDVVKKDPVFHQIFKLHENGLGYSARVIHSFLCRELVTFLQHELWFVFARRPLRFSLQEFHAVTGFECDTHISIEEFEEWKYDGGFWSKVLRRKDGTITLFNLWTKDKEAVKKWKNADRIRLIYLAIILCVVLARDEKANIPLKYIAVVMDLDRVRRYPWGVAAYDLLCKSIAKNRSQLKEKTTSYVLDGFSYALQIWAMEAVPKIGKLCGKKLDKGFKDGPRCINWMGAAKVSYEEIIRLEEIITPKDDIYPYISWTGNYDVVKAQAFRRDDDVEDDRIKVLMEMIKKGHDFSEHVWETEENEVISLSLDDESAVNDEASVNVEAAESDDDFQTPKGSKNVGSRSKRGKKRLPDRGMEKRKHKVLASGAKQAPFNEDMKAFMTQLFEHNFSGMEQRIQKQMAETFEQMRTELKQSRKEASVEVELGEPSPTKPSTSQAPLRRSTRGVNKH, via the exons ATGATATTGAAACCTTTACATGTTGAACTAATAATTTTGTCACGGTTTGTAGCTATGTCTGAGGAGCTACCGAAGAGGCTTTTTAAGGAGGGCGAGGAGCCCCGAGTTACTCAGATCAACAACAACTGCAGGATCGACTACATAATCCGAAAGTTCCAAGCGTGGCTGCCAAAGGAGTTGGATGTCGTGAAGAAAGACCCGGTTTTTCATCAGATTTTTAAGCTCCATGAGAATGGTCTTGGATACTCTGCGAGGGTGATACACAGCTTCTTGTGTAGGGAGCTGGTGACTTTCTTACAGCACGAGCTATGGTTTGTCTTTGCGAGGAGACCGCTTCGATTCTCATTGCAAGAGTTCCACGCCGTAACCGGGTTTGAATGCGATACTCACATTTCGATTGAGGAGTTTGAAGAGTGGAAATATGATGGTGGTTTCTGGAGCAAGGTTTTGAGGAGAAAAGATGGAACAATTACACTCTTCAACCTGTGGACTAAGGACAAGGAAGCTGTAAAGAAATGGAAGAATGCAGATCGCATACGTCTTATCTACTTGGCGATCATTCTTTGTGTGGTATTGGCGAGAGATGAGAAGGCTAATATCCCCCTGAAGTACATCGCGGTGGTCATGGATCTTGACAGAGTTCGAAGGTATCCTTGGGGAGTTGCTGCTTATGACCTTCTCTGCAAATCCATAGCCAAAAATCGTTCCCAACTGAAGGAAAAGACCACTAGCTATGTCTTGGATGGCTTCTCATACGCCTTGcagatttgggcaatggaagcGGTGCCAAAAATCGGGAAGCTTTGTGGAAAAAAGCTGGATAAGGGTTTCAAGGACGGTCCTAGATGCATAAACTGGATGGGAGCTGCGAAGGTGTCATATGAGGAGATCATTCGCTTGGAGGAGATTATTACACCCAAG GATGACATCTACCCATACATCTCATGGACAGGAAATTATGATGTTGTCAAAGCTCAGGCGTTTCGCAGAGATGATGATGTGGAGGATGACAGAATCAAGGTtctgatggagatgataaaGAAGGGGCATGATTTTAGTGAGCATGTTTGGGAAactgaagaaaatgaagtgatTTCTTTATCTCTCGATGACGAATCAGCTGTGAATGATGAAGCAAGCGTGAATGTTGAAGCAGCCGAGAGTGATGACGACTTTCAGACTCCGAAAGGATCAAAAAACGTTGGTTCTAGATCAAAGAGGGGTAAAAAGAGGCTTCCCGATCGTGGTATGGAGAAGAGAAAGCATAAGGTTCTCGCAAGTGGCGCAAAGCAAGCTCCTTTTAATGAAGACATGAAGGCTTTTATGACACAGTTGTTTGAGCACAACTTCTCTGGAATGGAACAAAGGATACAGAAACAGATGGCCGAGACATTTGAGCAGATGCGGACAGAGCTTAAACAATCACGTAAGGAAGCCAGCGTTGAAGTTGAGCTTGGAGAGCCTTCACCGACAAAGCCATCGACGAGCCAGGCACCGTTGAGGAGGTCCACACGCGGGGTAAACAAACACTAG
- the LOC108869011 gene encoding multiprotein-bridging factor 1b-like gives DNAGTNKAASSGTSLNTKRLDDDTENLAHERVPTELKKAIMQARGEKKLTQSQLAQLINEKPQVIQEYESGKAIPNQQILSKLDRALGPKLRGKK, from the exons GACAATGCTGGAACCAACAAGGCGGCTTCAAGCGGCACCTCCTTGAACACGAAGAGGCTTGATGATGACACTGAGAACTTAGCTC atgAACGTGTGCCTACTGAGTTGAAGAAAGCCATCATGCAAGCCCGAGGGGAGAAGAAGCTGACCCAGTCCCAACTCGCTCAG CTGATCAACGAGAAGCCGCAAGTGATTCAAGAGTATGAGTCAGGGAAAGCAATTCCGAATCAGCAGATCCTTTCTAAGCTGGATAGGGCACTTGGACCTAAACTCCGTGGGAAGAAGTAA